One Stenotrophomonas maltophilia DNA window includes the following coding sequences:
- a CDS encoding SPOR domain-containing protein, whose translation MLTRALIVVLAILNLGVACWWLLRDAPQPPAPPPQTAGVAELRWVPGGVDANAAAEATAAAPTAPLVEREPAAKTAVAATPAPAAPAQPEVAQPEVAKPQVAEATPVAAAAKPVTPPAPAPAPEKPVTPPVAAEPPRCIALGPFADRAAASSAQGKAGNVISQVRLREQPAASGSARFRVMLPAAANREEAQATVKRIVAAGLSDYYIISQGEDINAVALGQYRNREGAERRMAAVQAAGFQPRLVASGDAGQWWLEGQLAAGTQPAQAQQRSGAAQSRSLECTRLR comes from the coding sequence ATGCTGACCCGTGCCCTGATCGTCGTACTGGCCATCCTCAATCTTGGCGTCGCCTGCTGGTGGCTGCTGCGCGATGCACCGCAACCGCCCGCGCCGCCGCCGCAAACGGCCGGTGTGGCCGAGCTGCGCTGGGTGCCCGGTGGTGTGGATGCCAATGCCGCAGCCGAAGCGACTGCCGCTGCCCCGACCGCACCGCTGGTGGAGCGCGAACCGGCGGCGAAGACGGCTGTGGCTGCGACGCCGGCGCCCGCCGCCCCGGCCCAGCCGGAGGTCGCCCAGCCGGAGGTCGCCAAGCCGCAGGTGGCTGAGGCTACGCCGGTTGCCGCCGCTGCCAAGCCGGTAACACCGCCTGCACCGGCCCCGGCGCCGGAAAAACCCGTAACCCCGCCCGTGGCTGCCGAGCCGCCGCGCTGCATCGCGCTGGGCCCGTTCGCCGACCGCGCCGCCGCGAGCAGCGCGCAAGGCAAGGCCGGCAACGTCATCAGTCAGGTGCGCCTGCGCGAACAGCCTGCTGCCAGCGGCAGCGCCCGTTTCCGGGTGATGCTGCCGGCCGCCGCCAATCGCGAAGAAGCCCAGGCCACGGTGAAGCGCATCGTCGCCGCCGGCCTGAGCGACTACTACATCATCAGCCAGGGCGAGGACATCAACGCCGTGGCGCTGGGCCAGTACCGCAACCGCGAAGGCGCCGAGCGCCGCATGGCAGCGGTGCAGGCCGCGGGCTTCCAGCCGCGCCTGGTCGCCAGCGGCGACGCCGGCCAGTGGTGGCTGGAGGGGCAGCTGGCGGCGGGCACGCAGCCGGCCCAGGCCCAGCAGCGCAGCGGGGCGGCACAGAGCCGGTCGCTGGAATGCACACGGTTGCGCTAG
- the birA gene encoding bifunctional biotin--[acetyl-CoA-carboxylase] ligase/biotin operon repressor BirA, translated as MDDRQLLAKLAAGRLSGDALARELGQTRAAIWKRIQGLRAAGVDIEGRAGEGYGLTRPIDLLDPDAIRAGLPAGVLPLLHDLQVVWTVDSTNAELLRCSAPQRGVSVLLAERQTGGRGRRGRTWASPLAAHIYLSVLRLYSGGLGRLAGLSLVAGIAVAEALHDLGYTQAQLKWPNDLIVDGRRKLVGLLAEGGGEYAGPARAVIGIGINTHMPPSFAEQITQPWVDLDTLAGKPVDRNVVVAAVLTRLLPALEEFDREGLAPFLPRYAAFDMLAGREVRVELDGQWQHGTALGLADDGALRVRIDGRERLLHAGEVSVRAA; from the coding sequence GTGGACGATCGCCAATTGCTGGCCAAACTCGCTGCCGGTCGCCTGTCCGGCGACGCCCTGGCCCGTGAGCTGGGTCAGACCCGGGCGGCCATTTGGAAGCGCATTCAAGGACTTAGGGCCGCCGGTGTGGACATCGAGGGCCGCGCTGGCGAGGGCTATGGCCTGACCCGCCCGATCGACCTGCTGGACCCGGACGCGATCCGCGCCGGCCTGCCCGCCGGGGTTCTGCCGCTGCTGCACGACCTGCAGGTGGTCTGGACGGTCGACTCGACCAACGCCGAATTGCTGCGTTGCAGCGCGCCCCAGCGCGGGGTGAGCGTCCTGCTGGCCGAACGCCAGACCGGCGGCCGTGGCCGTCGCGGCCGTACGTGGGCCTCGCCGCTGGCCGCGCATATCTACCTGTCGGTGCTGCGCCTGTACTCCGGTGGCCTCGGCCGCCTGGCCGGGCTGAGCCTGGTGGCCGGCATCGCCGTGGCCGAAGCGCTGCACGACCTGGGCTATACCCAGGCACAGCTGAAGTGGCCCAACGACCTGATCGTCGATGGCCGCCGCAAGCTGGTTGGCCTGCTCGCGGAAGGCGGCGGCGAATACGCTGGCCCGGCGCGCGCGGTGATCGGCATCGGCATCAACACGCACATGCCGCCGTCGTTCGCCGAGCAGATCACCCAGCCGTGGGTGGACCTGGACACGCTGGCCGGCAAGCCGGTGGACCGCAACGTGGTCGTTGCTGCTGTGCTGACGCGGCTGCTGCCGGCGCTGGAAGAATTCGATCGCGAAGGCCTCGCTCCGTTCCTGCCGCGCTACGCCGCCTTCGACATGCTGGCCGGCCGCGAAGTACGCGTGGAACTGGACGGGCAGTGGCAGCACGGTACCGCGCTTGGCTTGGCCGATGACGGCGCATTGCGCGTGCGCATCGATGGCCGCGAGCGCCTGCTGCACGCCGGCGAAGTCAGCGTGAGGGCAGCATGA
- a CDS encoding type III pantothenate kinase: protein MSDWLFDLGNSRFKFAPLQGDRAGDVQAWAHGAEGMAGQPPHSLPSGRTAFVASVAAPSLTSAMLDQLQRRFEHVHVVRTSAECAGVRIAYAKPEKFGVDRFLALLAAAKAQRPVLVVGVGTALTIDLLDANGQHHGGRISASPTTMREALHARAVQLPATGGDYSEFANDTADALASGCDGAAVALIERSAQQAHALLGVAPSLLVHGGGAPALMPLLPGADYHPSLVLDGLARWAVHQPAG, encoded by the coding sequence ATGAGCGATTGGTTGTTCGACCTGGGCAACTCGCGCTTCAAGTTCGCGCCGTTGCAGGGTGACCGTGCCGGCGACGTGCAGGCCTGGGCGCATGGCGCCGAAGGCATGGCCGGGCAGCCGCCACACAGCCTGCCCAGCGGCCGCACCGCGTTCGTGGCCAGCGTGGCCGCACCCTCGCTGACCAGCGCCATGCTGGACCAGCTGCAGCGCCGCTTTGAGCACGTGCATGTGGTGCGCACCAGCGCCGAGTGCGCCGGTGTACGCATCGCCTACGCCAAGCCGGAAAAGTTCGGCGTCGACCGCTTCCTGGCCCTGCTGGCTGCGGCCAAGGCGCAGCGCCCGGTGCTGGTGGTCGGCGTAGGCACCGCACTGACGATTGATCTGCTCGACGCCAATGGCCAGCATCACGGCGGGCGCATTTCCGCATCGCCCACCACCATGCGCGAAGCGCTGCACGCCCGTGCGGTGCAGCTGCCGGCCACCGGCGGCGACTACAGCGAGTTCGCCAACGACACTGCCGATGCACTGGCCTCCGGCTGCGATGGCGCCGCGGTGGCACTGATCGAACGCAGCGCGCAGCAGGCACATGCGCTGCTGGGCGTGGCACCGTCGCTGCTGGTGCACGGTGGTGGCGCGCCAGCGCTGATGCCGCTGCTGCCTGGCGCCGATTACCACCCTTCGCTGGTGCTGGATGGCCTCGCCCGCTGGGCGGTGCACCAGCCCGCAGGCTAG
- a CDS encoding type II toxin-antitoxin system RelE/ParE family toxin — translation MKIQRTRQFATWIDALKDVTARARILARIGRLAEGHPGDHRYLANGVSELRIDAGPGYRVYYTQRGRQLVILLVGGDKGSQQRDIEKAKEIARAL, via the coding sequence ATGAAGATCCAGCGTACCCGTCAGTTCGCGACATGGATTGACGCTCTCAAGGACGTAACCGCACGCGCTCGCATCCTGGCCCGTATCGGTCGGCTCGCTGAAGGCCATCCCGGTGATCACCGCTATCTGGCGAATGGCGTTTCTGAATTGCGTATCGATGCAGGACCGGGTTACCGCGTTTACTACACCCAGCGCGGCAGGCAGTTGGTGATTCTCCTGGTTGGAGGCGACAAGGGTTCGCAGCAGCGCGATATCGAGAAGGCCAAGGAGATTGCGCGTGCCCTGTGA
- a CDS encoding XVIPCD domain-containing protein, with protein sequence MERAEEFALSQPQESGRPGATHRPASPLVDPSLVPLLTKSPTLRAGLAQADHDNLGVEWGPAGGGTYLVPGVKIVIDENAIGQGSRIARSLSHEVGHHLFTEQPDRASKQSFVNTSLRGEAAATLSNVQVQREITAAGGPNIGVSGTGDRPQQYGAIAAKLEAGQINRNQALSQIAEVFKTEAPSVGPHATYELYYGAHYDQHIAPTQRRRRPEPEFDAERTSAAERDAVVADDSLPVQRTASSVAELGNADRFLYMQIRAGVERLDAESGKQWDESSQRMSASLLVLAKEQGLARVDHVVLNNPTESLARGEKVFIVEGAMDDPAQRRGTMNTMDALRVPEAESLHRAEALAANLEQQPAQQVHAQDGPSFSR encoded by the coding sequence ATGGAGCGTGCTGAAGAATTTGCACTGTCACAGCCGCAGGAGAGTGGCCGACCAGGGGCCACACATCGTCCGGCTTCGCCTTTGGTTGATCCTTCGCTGGTACCGCTTCTGACCAAATCCCCAACACTTCGAGCGGGTCTTGCACAGGCTGATCACGACAACCTGGGTGTCGAATGGGGGCCAGCCGGTGGCGGCACCTATCTTGTTCCCGGTGTGAAGATCGTCATTGACGAGAACGCCATCGGGCAAGGCTCCAGAATCGCACGTTCTCTTTCTCATGAAGTTGGGCATCATCTCTTCACCGAGCAACCAGATCGGGCGTCTAAGCAGTCCTTTGTGAACACCTCGCTGCGAGGAGAAGCAGCTGCCACGCTCAGCAATGTCCAGGTCCAGCGTGAAATCACCGCAGCCGGAGGACCGAACATTGGCGTGTCGGGCACAGGCGATCGCCCCCAGCAGTATGGAGCCATTGCCGCGAAACTCGAGGCAGGGCAGATCAACCGTAACCAAGCACTAAGTCAGATCGCTGAGGTGTTCAAGACGGAGGCTCCTTCTGTTGGTCCTCATGCGACATACGAGCTTTACTATGGCGCGCACTATGATCAGCACATAGCACCCACGCAGCGTCGACGTAGGCCCGAGCCAGAATTTGACGCCGAGCGCACTTCGGCTGCGGAAAGAGACGCCGTGGTCGCCGACGACTCACTCCCAGTGCAGCGAACAGCTTCCTCAGTAGCTGAACTCGGCAACGCTGACCGCTTTCTCTACATGCAGATAAGAGCGGGTGTGGAACGCCTGGACGCCGAGAGCGGGAAGCAGTGGGATGAGTCGAGCCAGCGCATGTCCGCGAGTCTGTTGGTACTCGCGAAGGAGCAAGGGCTTGCAAGAGTTGACCACGTTGTATTGAACAACCCGACAGAGTCCCTTGCACGTGGCGAGAAAGTATTCATCGTCGAGGGAGCGATGGACGATCCTGCCCAACGCCGTGGAACCATGAATACGATGGACGCGCTTCGCGTGCCTGAAGCAGAGTCCCTGCATCGCGCTGAAGCATTGGCCGCAAATCTTGAACAGCAGCCGGCGCAGCAGGTTCATGCGCAGGACGGGCCATCGTTCTCAAGGTAA